A window of Ranitomeya variabilis isolate aRanVar5 chromosome 2, aRanVar5.hap1, whole genome shotgun sequence contains these coding sequences:
- the LOC143809716 gene encoding uncharacterized protein LOC143809716, giving the protein MMERPMDSIYMDMEMEFALAHAYAVACSHQREREKRRWIRRRFWIHPILEVRESRGAYHSLFGELNDNLEKYFEYTRMSQESFRYLLRRVEGAISRQDTQLRRAISAEERLLVTLRFLATGETLRSLQFQFRIGVSTLSGIIAETCRALWVNLREEFLPVPTSDIWLANAQKFDQVCSFPNCIGAVDGKHIRITKPGKSGSLFYNYKKYFSTVLMAIAGADCRFLAVDIGAFGRSNDSRTFKESDMGQKLYGNNFNFPQP; this is encoded by the exons atgatggagcgtcccatggacagtatctacatggatatggagatggaatttgccttggctcatgcctatgctgtcgcctgttctcatcaaagggaaagggaaaaacggagatggattcgtcgccgcttttggatacaccctatcttggaagtccgggagagccgtggagcataccatagcttgtttggcgaactgaatgacaacctggagaaatatttcgagtacaccaggatgtctcaggagagcttccggtatcttctgcgtcgggtggaaggagccattagcaggcaggacacgcagctccggagagctatttccgcagaggaacggctgctggtgactctacg tttcctggctaccggagagaccttgagatcccttcaatttcagttccggattggagtctccactctctccggaattattgctgagacatgccgcgctttgtgggttaatctccgggaggaatttttacccgtccctacaagcgatatctggttggccaacgcacagaaatttgaccaagtgtgttcgtttccaaactgtattggcgcggtggatggcaagcacattcggattaccaagccagggaaaagtggatcccttttctacaactataaaaaatacttttccactgtgctgatggcaattgccggtgcggactgccgttttctcgcagtggacattggtgcgtttggccgttcaaatgactcgcgcacatttaaagagtcggatatgggccaaaaattatatgggaacaattttaatttcccacagccatga